Proteins from a genomic interval of Uloborus diversus isolate 005 chromosome 4, Udiv.v.3.1, whole genome shotgun sequence:
- the LOC129221286 gene encoding metallo-beta-lactamase domain-containing protein 1-like yields the protein MTISVEIVKTGYSFVDNDKNIMKANCTCTLVKEGSISVIVDTLTAWDGAFLLNELEKKGLKPSEITHAIATHGHSDHIGNLNLFTNALHIVGQSVSRQDEYLLHNFEDQPYKISENIEVIATPGHTLSDVSIIVKNTALGVVAIVGDLFEKQEDISNPHVWQVIAGSENEDLQFKNREKILNSVDYIIPGHGPGFVVTEGLRGIHKSTKLSALALAVEEPRAEEK from the exons ATGACTATTTCTGTAGAAATAGTGAAAACTGGTTATTCATTTGTTGATAATGACAAAAACATAATGAAAGCCAACTGCACCTGTACTCTAGTAAAAGAAGGGAGCATCTCCGTGATAGTTGATACATTAACAGCTTGGGATGGTGCTTTTTTATTGAATg AATTGGAGAAAAAAGGTCTAAAGCCGAGTGAGATAACCCATGCAATAGCCACACATGGACATTCAGATCACATTGGAAACCTGAACTTATTTACCAATGCTCTTCATATTGTTGGTCAATCAGTGTCAAGACAAGATGAATATCTCTTGCATAATTTTGAg GATCAACCTTATAAAATATCTGAGAATATAGAAGTAATTGCTACTCCTGGTCATACATTATCAGATGTCagcatcattgtaaaaaatactgCATTAGGTGTTGTTGCTATTGTTG gtgatttatttgaaaaacaggAAGATATTTCAAATCCACATGTGTGGCAAGTAATTGCAGGAAGTGAAAATGAGgatttgcaatttaaaaatagagaaaagaTACTGAATTCTGTTGATTACATAATTCCAGGACATGGACCTGGGTTTGTTGTAACTGAAGGTTTACGAGGAATTCATAAGTCAACAAAATTATCAGCATTGGCGCTAGCTGTTGAAGAGCCCAGGGCAGAAGAGAAATAG